The nucleotide window GATCGAGCAGCAGCTGGCCACCGCGCCGGCGGCTGCCAGTCCGATCCCATCGCGTACGCCGTCGCCCGGGGAGGGGGCGTCGTCCGACGTCAGCCAGGTGATCGGCACCGACGGCGGAACCGTGCTGGCGCGCTGTTCCGACGGTCTGGCCGAGTTGATCAACTGGAGCCCGCGACAGGGGTACGAGACCGATGACGTACGACGTGGCCCGGCGACCGTGGCGAACATCCAGTTCGAAACCGATGACCTGGAGATCAACGTACGGGTCAGCTGCGTGAGCGGTGTGCCGACCGGCCGGGTGACCAGGGTTCACGACTGACACAACCCGAAGTAGCGGCGAACGACCGGCTGCCAACGGCTCGCGTTCCGACCGTTGAGCAGGGCCGCCCCGATGCAGTACTTGCTAAACTGCACGGGCCGGATTCCCAACCTGGACAGGGAATCCGTCGCCGGATTGCGACCGGTCGGCGACTTGACCTCGACGATCAGATGATCTTGTGGGCCGACCGCGCGGCCGGCGGCGGAGACGTATTCGAGTCCGGCGTCACAGGTGATCCGGGCCGGCACCTCGGGCAGCACCAGCGTCGTACGCCGATAATGCAGCCGCTGCACGGCACGCAATCCGGTCGGGATCACAAGATCATGGTCGAGCAGCACGTCGGCCAGTCATCGCCGTGCCGCATCCGTCAGACGGTCCCGGAAGTCAACGGGGTAAGGCATCCGCTCCTTCACAGTGGTGTCCCGGCGGCCCTCCAACTTCACCTCGAAGACGCACTCGTCCGTGTCGGTGTAGGTCCGCGTTCTGATCTTGAAACGACGGCGCCGGCCCTGCCGGTGCTGCCGGAACGTGAGCAGATCGGCGGTGTCGAAGTAGGTCGACTCGTAGCCGAACGTCCGGCGTCCCGCGATCTGCAGCACCTGTACGGACCCATCGAGAAGGTGCAACCAGTGATCGAATCGCTGCACCGGCAGGAGATACTTCCGATCGATCCGCTGTTGCAGTTCGGCGGTTGCTTGTACCTCGGCGAGGGTGATCGGCGGCAGGTCTGCTACTGCCGCACCGACCGCATCGTCGTGGCTGTTGATCGGAAGTTGGATCGTCGCGTCGGACGAGCGGGCGATCATCGGACCGGTTCCATCGCGCGACTGGCGTGCGAGGCCGTACGGAAGCGGACCTCGCAGACCGTCACCTCGCGTACGTAGTCGACCTCGGTGATGGTGCAATCGACCAGTTCGGCGCCGAGCCGTCGCTCCAGGTCGGCGCACAGACTCGGCCGGTCGAAATGCACCACGTCCAGCACCACTGTTTGGGACTGGATCCGCCTTCTGGAGGGGCGATCCAGCGCAAACATCACTCCCACCAAGATCAGGTCGAGGGTGATCATGATCGGCGGTTCGCGGATGCCCAACCCGTTGACGAGCCCCAGTGTCAAGGCGATGAAGTAGTAGCCGACCTCGATCTGACTGATCGCGCTCGACCGCAGCCGGACGATCGACAGGATGCCGAACAACCCGAAGCCGAGCGCGATCCCGCCCTGTTGAACGGAGAGCATGCTGACCGCGGCGAACACGCCGACGTTCAGCGCGACGAATGCCAACGCCAGATCCCGCCGCCGATGCCGGCGGTAGTAGATCACGTAGCTCAACGCGGCGATCGCAATAGCGTCAATTCCTAATGCAGCAAGAAGATTGGCGTACGACATGGTTGGCTCCTGATCTCGACGACAGTGCCCCAACCGTGCCGCGCCGGCCGCTAGCGCTGCGCTGTCAGCCGGCTAACAGCGCGCTAAGGCCTGGCCAGATGCCGGCACCGTCGCAGAGCACCGCGTGCCTGGTGCATGGCTCGTTCGGTGGCAACCCCAGCGTCCTGAGCCTGTCGAAGGACCGTGAGCGTGCCCACCAGCAGGGAAGGCTACCGGCCCTTCGGCAGCACATGGCGTCGCCGATGTCCTCAGATCGTGCGGACTGCCCGAGCCGGTGGTGGTCACCGGAAAGTGTTACGAATCTTCTTGCAGGGTTGGAGTTTAGGGCCATGTTCTGTCGGACCCGGTCTGTCTCAGTGTGGAGCAGGCCGGCCTGGTCGACGCCGCCGTCGCCGACTATGTCGGTCGGTTGGGCCGGGCGGCCCTGATGCGCCTGGTGGAAGCGAAGATCATCGAGGTCGACGCCGACCGGATCGCCGCCGAGGCCGAACGCCGCCAACGCGAGAAGGGCGTCTGGGTCGGCCAGGCGACCGAACACGGTTGCAAGACCGTGTTCGCCCGGGCCGATGCCTGTGATGTGATCTGGTTCGACGCCATGGTCGACCGGTTCGCCGACCTCCTCGGACGCCGCGGTGACGACCGGACCAAGGACGAACGCCGCGCGGCCGCGATCGGGATCCTGGCCAACCCCGCCTACGCCCTGCGGCTGCTGGCCGAGGACGAGGCACCCTCCCTGTTCGACCCCGCACTGGACGATGAGGAGCTGCCCGAGGGTGATCATGATCCGGTCGTCGAGGGTCTGCCGGTCGAGTCGGGCGCGGATGGTCGGGTTGACGGTCCTTCGACAAGCTCAGGACCCTGGGCCGGCTCATCCGACCGGGCCGAGTCCGCCACCGATGATCCGGCCGGCGAGCACCCAGCCCAGCCCGCGGGTCCTGAGCTTGTCGAAGGACCAGAGACCCAACCCGGCCGCGATCATCCGGTCCGCTATCCCCGGTTCGATCATGATCACAACCTGGCCCGGGCCGCGATCCGGGCGATCAGCCAACTCGACCCCGCGAAGTTGCGGCCCGACGCCACCCTCTACCTGCACATCGCCCACGAAACCCTGCAACACGGACTCGGCGTGGTCCGGGTCGAGGACATCGGGCCGGTCGTGTCCAGCCTGGTCGCCGACTGGCTGCACGGCTGCCAGGTCACCGTCAAGCCGGTGATCGACCTGAACGCCGACCTGCTTCCGGTTGACGCCTATGAAATCCCAAGGCCGATGCGAGAACGGATGTTCCTCAAACGCCCCGGCAGCGACTTCCCGTTCTCCACCTCCACCGGCCCACATCTCGACCTGGACCACAGCGACCCCTACCGACCCGGCCGCACAGGACAAACCCGAGAGAACAACCTCGGCCCCGAAGCCCGACCCGAACACCGAGTGATCACCCACGGACTGTGGAACCGACGACAACCCGAGCCCGGAACCGTCCTGTTCCGGGCGCCGTACGGCAGAGTCTTCCTGGTCAATTCGACCGGAGCCCACGATCTCGGCGAAGGACCCTTCGCCCACCACATCTGGCAAGCCGCCGCGCCCACACACGACTGACCCACCACGACTCAGGCACGACACTGATCAGCGGCCATCAGCAGGTGTGCCGGATCCCGCTTGGTGTTCGGTGCTGTGGGGAATGTGCCGACGAGATGGCTGCAAGTTCGGCGGGTCATGGTGCATCTCGCCGGCAGATTTCTGGGTGAGCCGTGTCGGGAAGAACTGGAAAAGTCACCGTGGATCGGTTGCGTTATCGCCCTTCGACAGGCTCAGGGCCCTTCGGACGGGTCCTCGAATCGGCACGGCCGCGTTGCCCTCCAACATGAAGGGCCTGGTGCCGATCATCGACGGCCCCGACCGGACCGCACCCGACTCTGCAGCCGTGCGACACAGTCAGGGCCTTGCGTTGAGTTGCGCGGTCGGGCCACGGCCCCGACCGCAACCAAGTCGGCCCGTCGACAGGCTCAGGGGCCTTGCAGCGAGTCCGTGGAATCGGACAAATCGGACCGGGTCAGCTGACGTCGGTGAGGAGCTTTCCTCTCGCTTCGCGGCGGTGACGTTGTTCGACCGGGTCGGGGACCGGGACGGCGGCGATCAGCCGCTTGGTGTAGTCCTGTTGCGGGTCGTTCAGGACCTGGTGCGCGGGTCCGATCTCGACGATCTCGCCGTACTGCATCACGGCGACGCGATGGGCCAGCGAGTCGACGACGGCGAGGTCGTGACTGATGAACAGGCAGGCGAACTGCAGCTCGGACTGCAGCTCGTCGAACAGCTCCAGCACCCGCGCCTGCACGGACACGTCCAGCGCCGAGGTCGGCTCGTCGGCGATCAGCAGCTCCGGATCGAGCGCCAGCGCCCGCGCCAGGCTGACTCTTTGTCGCTGCCCGCCGGACAACTCGTGCGGATACCTGTCGGCGTAGTTGCCAGGCAACTGCACCCGATCAAGCAGTTGGCGCACCTTGGCCCGCTGCTCGCCGGCCGACAGCCGACCTTGTACGTGCAGCGGTTCGGCGACGCAGTCGGTGATGGTCAGATGCGGGTTGAGCGATGCTGCCGGATCCTGGAAGACGAAGCCGAAGTGCCCGCGATGCGTACGGAGCTGGGCGTCGGTCAGCTGGGAGATCTCGGTACCGCTGACGGTCACCGACCCGGACGTCGGCTTCTGCAACCCGACCGTGGTCCGGCCGACCGTCGACTTGCCCGAACCCGACTCGCCGACCAGGCCGAGCACCTCGCCCCGTCGGATCTCGAAGCTGACCCCGTCCACCGCGCGGAAGGACGGCTGCCCGAGCCGGCCGGGGAATTCCACCACAAGATCATCGACGGTGAGCACAATCTGCTCTTGTGTCTGGGCGGCCGGTGTAGCAGCGACACCCCGACCCAGATGCGGCACGGCGTCCAACAGCCGCTGAGTGTACGGATGCTGCGGTGCAGCGAAGAGCGCATCGACCGGCGCCTCCTCA belongs to Microlunatus elymi and includes:
- a CDS encoding DUF4956 domain-containing protein, coding for MSYANLLAALGIDAIAIAALSYVIYYRRHRRRDLALAFVALNVGVFAAVSMLSVQQGGIALGFGLFGILSIVRLRSSAISQIEVGYYFIALTLGLVNGLGIREPPIMITLDLILVGVMFALDRPSRRRIQSQTVVLDVVHFDRPSLCADLERRLGAELVDCTITEVDYVREVTVCEVRFRTASHASRAMEPVR